One stretch of Bacteroidota bacterium DNA includes these proteins:
- a CDS encoding two-component regulator propeller domain-containing protein, whose protein sequence is MLINVKKYFLLCVLAISSQTSFGQVGNYLEEWRWVHFTKEDGLPSNIIFDVVESSDGGVWASTLSGIAWYDGFRWNKIDSAMGLPEVQPQKMCINSSGMLSVVINGKIYVGNKNGFQKIDIPEDIAIMDSRIFAANYRSDSLMIIQTTIKISETYFYSHGGVSKSHAKTPTPVTGLWCTKSGRIIINSHNGLFYWSENSWKNIWDYETTHERFIRSVVENESGYGAITIDSPKEEIGVWQYQNRKRYYQHSSQIYQPVRTIDISNDGNIFAVFESGDVKEKGKNDWMQITPVPKQLTGVLFVKYRSNNDLWVGTDHGLFLHRTTGSPWTMLRHKDPDSRNIVMEIFKDRKNTIWIGTANGLEIREPGMPVRYISHIQSKPLGLITGINEDEQGVWISSGANFEGAYCFNGKFWKHYGRAEGLHAQRVHKIRKDSKGRLWFLGLGATEKDKDPGAFVYEKGKFKNINVDNGLLHNRVYSFAETKSGSLWFGTSNGLSKYDNGTWKYWKTPSERFYVLEIDKQDRVWFSNFNSKIGFIDGNDSMQFVWNVNEENYYSQKVWDIQSDENDVLWVATTKGLFSYQDSIWTHLNADAGASLRELRVVLPIKDKVWVGGHGSGIGVLDRSLTNIPLEIHIRKPINEESHTHFEWSVAAHWGLIISQDIETRYCITGKGWSQWTKDRKLSIANSLFGRLTLKVQAKHPYSSEVQSEEVISYYIQPPFYLSPAFISVNGAVLVVILTLVLRNERQKKIYELKVQRNSERISSDLHDEIGSNLGTIALLSQRLFHDKNLTRTAKNDLSLITKTSLETANYLQDIVWYTDPKHDTSDNLVYHLKEIAEVMLKGKKIYLHISGDAKDLDSRIVIRRNIYLIFKEILHNIIKHSNATTVEIIFFKNIDSFGIDIREDGVGFDITKIKRGNGLNNIELRAKEVGGEIIIHSIPEIGTSISVTFKNHVNT, encoded by the coding sequence ATGTTGATTAACGTCAAAAAATATTTCTTGCTCTGTGTGCTTGCGATATCAAGCCAAACATCGTTTGGACAAGTTGGAAATTATCTTGAAGAATGGCGTTGGGTGCATTTCACAAAAGAGGATGGACTTCCTTCAAATATTATTTTTGATGTTGTCGAATCTTCCGACGGCGGTGTATGGGCATCAACCTTATCCGGTATTGCATGGTATGATGGTTTTCGTTGGAACAAAATTGATTCGGCGATGGGGCTGCCGGAAGTACAGCCACAGAAAATGTGTATTAACAGTTCCGGAATGTTATCCGTCGTTATCAATGGAAAGATCTATGTCGGGAATAAAAATGGATTTCAGAAGATCGATATCCCTGAAGATATTGCGATAATGGATTCGCGTATCTTTGCGGCAAACTATCGAAGTGATTCATTAATGATTATTCAAACGACAATAAAAATATCGGAAACATATTTTTATTCTCACGGAGGAGTTAGTAAATCCCACGCAAAAACCCCTACACCGGTGACTGGCTTATGGTGCACAAAAAGCGGACGAATCATCATCAATTCTCACAATGGATTGTTTTATTGGAGTGAAAACAGCTGGAAAAATATTTGGGATTACGAGACAACTCACGAGAGATTTATCCGTTCTGTTGTTGAAAATGAGTCGGGATACGGAGCCATTACTATTGATTCCCCTAAAGAAGAAATTGGCGTATGGCAATATCAAAATAGGAAAAGATATTACCAACATTCTTCGCAAATATACCAGCCGGTCCGAACGATTGATATATCGAATGATGGTAATATCTTTGCGGTGTTTGAATCGGGAGATGTAAAAGAAAAAGGAAAAAATGATTGGATGCAGATTACACCGGTTCCAAAACAGCTTACCGGTGTTTTATTTGTCAAATATCGTTCCAATAACGATCTCTGGGTAGGGACGGATCATGGATTATTCTTACACCGCACCACTGGCTCTCCGTGGACAATGTTGCGTCACAAGGATCCTGATTCCCGAAATATTGTGATGGAAATATTTAAGGATCGTAAGAATACCATTTGGATTGGGACGGCGAATGGACTTGAAATTCGTGAACCTGGAATGCCCGTACGATACATTTCTCACATCCAATCAAAACCACTCGGACTTATTACCGGTATTAATGAGGATGAACAAGGGGTATGGATTTCCAGTGGGGCAAATTTTGAAGGAGCATATTGCTTTAATGGGAAGTTCTGGAAGCATTACGGAAGAGCTGAAGGATTACATGCGCAACGAGTTCATAAAATCAGAAAAGATTCCAAAGGGAGATTATGGTTTTTAGGTTTAGGTGCTACGGAGAAGGATAAAGATCCCGGTGCTTTTGTTTATGAAAAAGGAAAATTTAAAAATATAAACGTCGATAATGGGTTGCTTCATAATCGTGTCTACTCATTTGCCGAAACGAAATCTGGATCGCTTTGGTTTGGAACGTCGAATGGTCTCAGTAAATATGATAACGGTACATGGAAATATTGGAAAACACCCTCCGAAAGATTTTACGTATTAGAAATTGATAAACAGGATAGAGTCTGGTTCTCAAACTTCAATTCAAAAATAGGGTTTATAGACGGTAATGATTCAATGCAGTTTGTATGGAATGTGAATGAAGAAAATTATTACAGCCAAAAGGTGTGGGATATTCAAAGTGACGAAAACGATGTTCTCTGGGTCGCAACAACAAAGGGTTTATTTAGTTATCAAGACTCTATATGGACACACCTCAATGCTGATGCCGGTGCGAGTTTAAGGGAGTTAAGAGTTGTGCTTCCAATAAAAGACAAAGTGTGGGTCGGCGGACATGGATCTGGAATAGGAGTTCTTGACAGATCGTTAACGAATATTCCTCTTGAAATACATATACGAAAGCCAATAAATGAGGAATCCCATACACATTTTGAATGGTCAGTGGCGGCGCATTGGGGTTTAATAATATCCCAGGATATTGAAACTAGGTATTGTATCACTGGAAAAGGATGGTCTCAATGGACTAAAGATAGAAAATTGTCCATTGCAAATTCCCTGTTTGGTCGTCTTACATTGAAAGTGCAAGCAAAACATCCATATAGTTCGGAAGTTCAAAGTGAAGAAGTAATCTCATATTATATCCAGCCCCCATTTTATTTGTCCCCAGCGTTCATTTCAGTCAATGGAGCTGTACTCGTTGTGATATTGACGTTGGTGTTAAGGAATGAGCGGCAAAAAAAGATCTATGAATTAAAGGTGCAAAGAAATAGCGAAAGAATATCGAGCGATCTTCACGATGAAATTGGGAGCAATCTTGGAACTATTGCGCTACTCAGTCAACGACTCTTTCATGATAAAAATCTGACCCGAACAGCGAAAAATGATCTTTCGTTGATCACCAAAACCTCCCTTGAAACGGCTAATTATTTGCAAGACATCGTATGGTACACAGACCCGAAACACGATACTTCGGACAATCTTGTCTATCACTTAAAAGAAATAGCAGAAGTAATGTTGAAAGGAAAAAAAATATATTTGCATATTTCTGGCGATGCCAAGGATTTAGATTCAAGAATTGTTATTCGTCGGAACATCTATCTTATTTTTAAGGAAATTCTACATAATATTATTAAGCATTCAAATGCAACAACGGTCGAAATTATCTTTTTTAAAAATATCGACTCTTTTGGAATTGATATAAGGGAGGATGGCGTTGGGTTTGATATAACAAAAATAAAAAGGGGAAATGGCCTTAATAATATTGAACTTCGAGCGAAAGAAGTAGGGGGAGAAATTATTATTCACAGTATTCCTGAAATAGGAACAAGCATTTCGGTCACATTTAAAAATCACGTGAATACGTGA
- a CDS encoding RHS repeat-associated core domain-containing protein, whose amino-acid sequence MKNIKASILSITLLIVGVTITSHSQTLQYKFAGSQNDNMKSPNYEVFNFKEVLSTEGASYTGDLSLTIPIMTIPGRNGHDFPLILNYNSNVTQRQKASWVGLGWSLDFGHVDRQVYGRPDDDAIGYGNNDRVSQNSRLMGNQPALNSENVDVVDSYSISMDGNSFEILPFPVDETGNPSNALFLPLSWKPLQITSTMSSRITSFDATKDDGTKYYFGKNPDIPNSNEFDEAKVTGMAGSQQTDYFVYRWNLAKILYTDGAFTTIKYTQANLDQHISRNYESVYMDRGNTYNYTNENSNFFGSPNSSASSYLGSVGFQYSIPCTVETETHYAVIETEQLTTADRYFKLKQIVLYSKIDGSEVKRVIFGYASVDNNNSGMNADWVSGQKLKDNQLTLLSITTQVGAVPAEDYSNVLPSYRFQYVKNPFIDIAQIVNNPAGDFPGFYTNEQDGMAVDAWKLKQIHYPSGLNVNYSYEPFNPAYDPQGNAFSSESLPQGFPWYPRARVKTKTIQDNVTGSKTFTYNYPGAHFDTPSHPLPMNYTVKWNGSNRDYNDSKRSIYFSGCSIGHEYVDVVFPDGTSKKRIYYSSSINSTYRDGFTAIMSQPNILITSRIGIRGLVLKEESYKNTNTLYSTITNTYNIKPLKSFLDRYTYGADFSGYQHNQTVQYQSLWPQLIKTEKLEDGVTSTTDYEYYKAFTESTIPGEHPANGQIKSKKEWNSLWYKLTTYVYACSVYQGMSDATMYSQPYSVSIHQGVDKKSEQLTEWNSTFTSSSGKWKPSLEKIWTDASNYTTIRSFNDYDNYGNLKQETDANGNVTKYYYGDNTNPLGSGTTLKNAFVTAIEKVISPSNLIAQFKYDFRGNITDQTDENNNTFRYEYDIFGRLKNTFGPTYPSQKLSDYSYTLAGDNYSLSYVNKINQKKYRDINSVNPITSDQYYDGLGLELQTQLYLGSDKIVTHKVYDSFGRISKEYKPYQQSANSFVSDANVLTNANSYYNSNVYFEGFQDSYPYSEYSYDEIGTRPVNIKYPGIEFRSNNHFTRFEYGSNTNNPSVEVPGYSANTLFKTTTYNENQIPKLSYSDIHGNVIQSIDDPNGLKYKTTFEYDANGNILKTTPPRGETNSLHATTYTYNAQNQLILKKTPDAGSVQYLYDKNGNLRLMKDSNHTGAANYVYENGVISVPSTTPGSFSLTMPGRVTISTGVYDMYSDEYIIVNIRRNNAIVATATSDYWYWTSSTFSLPKGDYTYEVTSYGYYGEFEYTIECSENLEFVYYKYDELNRVKEVGEYESSNIANFTQSNANYGPFPTNHYFVNRSFTYDVASTNPLAGSQRNLKGRLSSERSYTLGSLSLETIYSYDELGRVEYMIQDGLGWYAKKISYEYDLQGNVTRKIYEDYMSSTNMLYTWYDYDEIGRMLKVYTSVTGNPAGKHQEAAYTYFASGKVKRMQLENAQGVDYRYSERDWLKAINHQNLGGLYQGQPQDPGRDGYDSGLPVDKLGMIFGYNVPGHIGDPGYQNAVPQFNGNISWMIYNMSGVNTGGTSLVGYTFAYYNNNTFKDANFGIYTSSWVNWNPYDMMSMLYDSGGSNIKYLQRKTTSGMFSDKLTYEYYPNTNKLRRITDQINPSYFTYDIDTQPADNYTYDHNGNMLQSTGDNNSFIYYDIFNLPIRIYRSNGEIIYYSYDTKGNRIRKLRSGIDEYYVNGIDGKTELVTSLNSYTPLYNLNGNDMFGQIRRNYSTLTRYYYLKDQLGNIRMTVNSSGTPVSWDDYYPFGVTMDQRSGSGSADTRYKYTTKERDIETGYDYFGARYYDSRIGKWMSVDPLLEKYPELSPYNYAANNPISLYDPDGKGIKSFLSALLKATNITVSYGAQAQFELKVANVGVGVGVNFYSNNYVEGNFIEGFKSNGEQKSNGAEIDLAIFGAGTEKTLTPVKTDLNTFTQSNSVTESSHFTVLGVTFEKNVTETKTKNISSRKVESKKKTKSSPPAIELSVPLIGLKIEANMEIQKLIDAIKELDN is encoded by the coding sequence ATGAAAAATATTAAAGCATCAATACTCAGTATCACTTTGTTGATAGTAGGTGTGACAATTACAAGTCATTCACAAACCTTACAATACAAATTTGCAGGTTCACAAAATGATAATATGAAATCTCCTAACTATGAAGTTTTTAATTTCAAAGAAGTCCTATCAACCGAAGGAGCTTCATACACAGGCGATTTAAGCCTCACAATACCGATTATGACTATTCCAGGTAGAAATGGTCATGATTTCCCACTGATCTTAAATTACAATAGTAATGTTACCCAAAGACAAAAAGCAAGTTGGGTTGGATTGGGTTGGAGTTTAGATTTTGGTCATGTAGACCGACAGGTTTATGGTCGTCCTGATGATGATGCTATTGGGTATGGTAATAATGACCGTGTTAGTCAAAATAGTAGATTAATGGGTAATCAACCTGCACTCAATAGTGAAAATGTAGATGTGGTTGATTCATATTCAATATCGATGGATGGGAATTCATTTGAAATATTGCCATTCCCAGTTGATGAAACAGGGAATCCTTCCAATGCTTTGTTTTTGCCGTTATCTTGGAAGCCATTGCAAATCACCTCAACCATGAGTTCTAGGATAACAAGTTTTGACGCAACCAAAGATGACGGAACTAAATATTATTTTGGTAAGAATCCAGATATCCCAAATAGCAATGAGTTTGATGAAGCAAAGGTAACAGGGATGGCAGGATCTCAACAAACTGATTACTTTGTATATCGTTGGAACTTAGCTAAAATTCTCTATACCGACGGAGCATTTACGACCATCAAATATACTCAAGCGAATTTGGATCAGCATATTTCAAGAAATTATGAGAGTGTTTATATGGATAGAGGGAACACCTATAATTACACTAATGAGAACAGCAATTTTTTTGGTTCACCGAATTCATCAGCTTCAAGTTATTTAGGATCAGTAGGTTTCCAATATTCAATACCTTGTACTGTCGAGACAGAAACTCACTACGCTGTTATCGAAACAGAACAACTTACCACCGCCGACAGATATTTTAAGCTAAAGCAAATCGTCCTATACAGTAAAATTGATGGCTCTGAAGTAAAAAGGGTAATATTTGGATATGCATCTGTAGATAATAACAACTCAGGAATGAATGCTGATTGGGTTAGCGGGCAGAAGTTAAAAGACAATCAACTTACATTACTGTCGATAACTACACAAGTTGGTGCAGTTCCAGCGGAAGACTACAGCAATGTGCTTCCTTCATATCGATTTCAATATGTTAAAAATCCTTTCATAGATATAGCTCAAATCGTTAATAATCCAGCTGGAGATTTTCCGGGGTTTTATACAAATGAGCAAGATGGTATGGCAGTTGATGCGTGGAAATTAAAACAAATACATTACCCCAGTGGATTAAATGTTAATTATTCGTATGAACCATTCAATCCTGCATATGATCCACAGGGTAATGCCTTTTCTAGTGAATCTCTGCCTCAAGGATTTCCATGGTATCCGAGGGCACGTGTGAAAACAAAAACTATCCAAGATAATGTCACTGGTTCGAAAACATTTACTTACAACTATCCAGGTGCGCACTTTGATACTCCGAGCCATCCATTGCCAATGAATTACACTGTGAAATGGAACGGTAGCAATAGAGATTATAATGATTCCAAACGTAGTATCTATTTCAGTGGGTGTTCTATTGGGCATGAATATGTAGATGTTGTCTTTCCAGATGGTACGAGTAAAAAGCGGATTTATTATAGTTCAAGCATAAATAGTACATATAGGGATGGTTTTACCGCAATTATGAGTCAACCAAATATTTTGATAACTTCGAGGATAGGTATAAGAGGTCTTGTTCTAAAAGAAGAATCATATAAGAATACAAATACTCTCTATTCGACTATCACAAACACATACAACATTAAGCCCCTTAAAAGTTTCTTAGATCGATATACATATGGTGCGGATTTTTCGGGATATCAACATAACCAAACCGTTCAATATCAATCTCTTTGGCCTCAATTAATTAAAACAGAAAAGTTAGAGGATGGAGTAACTTCAACAACAGACTATGAATATTATAAAGCATTTACAGAATCGACTATACCTGGAGAACATCCTGCTAATGGGCAAATAAAATCAAAGAAAGAGTGGAATAGTTTATGGTATAAACTAACAACGTATGTTTATGCTTGTTCAGTATATCAAGGAATGAGTGATGCAACTATGTATTCGCAGCCGTATTCTGTTTCAATTCATCAAGGAGTGGACAAAAAAAGTGAGCAATTGACAGAGTGGAATTCGACCTTCACATCATCATCTGGAAAATGGAAACCTTCACTCGAAAAGATATGGACTGATGCTTCAAATTATACCACAATTCGCTCTTTTAATGATTATGATAATTATGGAAATCTAAAGCAAGAAACAGATGCCAACGGAAACGTAACAAAGTATTATTATGGTGATAATACTAATCCATTGGGATCTGGAACAACATTAAAAAATGCGTTTGTCACAGCAATTGAAAAAGTAATAAGTCCAAGTAATTTAATTGCTCAATTTAAATATGATTTTAGGGGAAATATTACTGACCAAACTGATGAAAATAATAATACATTTCGCTATGAATATGACATATTTGGTCGATTAAAAAATACGTTTGGTCCAACATACCCATCCCAAAAATTATCCGATTACTCTTATACGTTGGCGGGAGATAACTATAGTCTTTCCTATGTCAATAAAATTAACCAAAAAAAATACAGGGACATAAACAGTGTAAACCCCATCACAAGCGATCAGTACTACGATGGTTTGGGATTGGAACTACAGACTCAATTATACCTAGGGTCGGATAAAATAGTGACTCATAAGGTATATGATTCGTTTGGGAGAATTTCAAAAGAATACAAACCATATCAACAGAGTGCCAACTCTTTCGTTTCAGATGCAAATGTTTTAACGAATGCTAATTCATACTATAATTCAAATGTCTATTTCGAAGGATTTCAAGATTCTTATCCGTATTCTGAATATAGCTATGACGAAATTGGTACCCGGCCAGTGAATATCAAGTACCCAGGTATCGAATTTAGATCAAATAATCATTTTACAAGATTTGAATATGGCTCAAATACGAATAATCCTTCGGTTGAAGTTCCAGGATATAGTGCCAACACGTTATTTAAAACAACAACGTATAATGAAAATCAAATTCCTAAACTCTCTTATAGTGACATTCACGGTAATGTCATTCAATCAATAGATGATCCCAATGGATTAAAGTATAAGACTACGTTTGAATATGATGCCAATGGAAATATATTAAAGACAACTCCTCCAAGAGGCGAAACAAATTCACTGCATGCAACCACGTATACATATAATGCCCAAAACCAACTAATACTTAAAAAAACGCCCGATGCTGGATCTGTTCAATATCTTTATGATAAAAATGGAAATCTCCGTTTAATGAAAGATTCAAATCATACAGGAGCTGCAAATTATGTCTATGAAAACGGTGTTATCTCAGTTCCATCAACAACACCAGGGTCATTTTCATTGACAATGCCTGGTAGAGTAACAATATCGACTGGAGTGTATGATATGTATAGTGATGAATATATCATTGTCAACATCAGAAGAAACAATGCAATTGTAGCAACTGCCACTTCCGATTATTGGTACTGGACTTCGAGTACATTTTCGCTTCCAAAAGGTGATTATACATATGAAGTAACTTCATATGGCTATTACGGGGAGTTTGAATACACGATTGAATGCAGTGAGAACTTAGAATTTGTGTATTATAAATATGACGAACTAAATAGAGTAAAAGAAGTTGGCGAATATGAATCAAGCAATATCGCAAATTTCACTCAATCAAATGCAAATTATGGACCCTTCCCGACGAATCATTATTTTGTAAATCGCTCATTTACATATGACGTTGCGAGTACAAATCCACTCGCCGGATCGCAGCGAAATCTCAAAGGGAGACTATCGTCAGAGAGATCGTATACACTTGGCAGTTTATCACTCGAAACAATCTATTCATATGATGAGTTGGGTCGTGTGGAATATATGATTCAAGACGGATTAGGTTGGTACGCCAAAAAAATTAGTTATGAGTATGATCTTCAGGGCAATGTCACACGGAAGATCTATGAAGATTATATGTCCTCGACAAATATGCTTTATACGTGGTACGACTATGATGAAATTGGTAGAATGTTAAAAGTCTATACTTCCGTAACAGGAAATCCAGCTGGAAAACATCAGGAAGCAGCGTATACATATTTTGCATCAGGTAAAGTAAAAAGAATGCAGTTAGAAAACGCTCAAGGTGTTGATTATCGGTATTCAGAGCGTGATTGGCTTAAAGCAATAAATCATCAAAACCTAGGCGGATTGTATCAAGGTCAGCCTCAGGATCCAGGGAGAGATGGCTATGATTCTGGTTTACCAGTAGACAAATTAGGTATGATTTTTGGATATAATGTTCCTGGACACATTGGTGATCCAGGTTATCAAAATGCCGTTCCTCAATTTAATGGGAATATTAGTTGGATGATATACAATATGTCCGGTGTAAACACCGGTGGCACCAGTTTAGTTGGCTATACATTTGCATATTATAATAACAATACATTTAAGGATGCAAATTTTGGAATATATACTTCAAGCTGGGTGAACTGGAATCCGTATGATATGATGTCTATGCTCTATGATTCTGGTGGGAGTAATATAAAGTACCTTCAACGTAAGACCACGAGCGGTATGTTCTCCGATAAACTCACATACGAATACTACCCAAATACGAATAAGCTGAGACGAATAACCGACCAAATTAATCCCAGTTATTTTACATATGATATTGATACTCAGCCGGCGGATAATTACACATATGACCATAACGGTAACATGTTGCAATCCACAGGAGATAATAATTCTTTCATTTATTATGATATTTTTAATTTGCCAATTCGTATTTATCGATCAAACGGTGAAATTATCTATTACAGTTATGATACAAAAGGAAATAGAATTCGCAAATTACGTAGTGGAATAGATGAATATTATGTTAATGGTATTGATGGGAAGACAGAATTGGTCACAAGTTTGAATAGTTATACACCATTGTATAATCTAAATGGTAATGATATGTTTGGCCAAATTAGAAGAAATTACTCGACATTGACCAGATATTATTATTTGAAAGACCAGCTCGGAAATATTCGAATGACAGTTAATTCCAGTGGGACTCCTGTTTCATGGGATGATTATTATCCATTTGGGGTTACGATGGACCAAAGAAGTGGTAGCGGATCAGCCGATACTCGGTATAAGTATACGACCAAAGAGCGGGATATAGAGACGGGATATGATTATTTTGGTGCAAGATATTATGACAGTAGAATCGGCAAATGGATGTCAGTGGATCCGTTGTTAGAGAAGTACCCTGAATTAAGCCCATATAATTATGCGGCGAATAATCCTATATCACTTTATGATCCAGATGGAAAAGGAATCAAGAGTTTCCTATCGGCTCTCTTAAAAGCAACAAATATAACAGTATCATATGGTGCTCAAGCACAATTTGAGCTTAAGGTTGCTAATGTAGGGGTAGGGGTAGGGGTTAATTTTTATAGCAACAATTATGTTGAAGGAAACTTTATTGAAGGATTCAAAAGTAATGGAGAGCAAAAAAGTAATGGTGCAGAAATTGATCTCGCAATTTTTGGAGCAGGAACAGAAAAAACATTGACCCCTGTGAAAACAGACCTGAACACATTTACCCAATCAAATTCTGTTACCGAAAGCTCTCATTTTACTGTTTTGGGAGTGACCTTCGAAAAGAATGTTACTGAAACAAAAACCAAGAATATCTCAAGTCGCAAAGTTGAATCAAAGAAAAAAACAAAAAGCAGCCCTCCTGCCATTGAATTAAGCGTACCATTAATTGGATTGAAAATTGAAGCTAACATGGAAATACAAAAATTGATTGATGCAATTAAAGAACTAGATAACTAA
- a CDS encoding response regulator transcription factor — protein sequence MAAPKKQKSKQQQRNPITVWIVEDNTLYRNTISKLINKTRGMKCTEVFPNCESALESITKKNAPKVCLMDINLPGMNGVEGTSKFKALNYGIEIIMITVLSDNGHVYDALCAGASGYLLKASTEETIIQSIKDVVRGGSPMNPSIAKKVVTAFTHLRKPSQDLELSGREREILELMSQGLTNNQISETVYLSPHTIDSYIRRIYEKLQVHTRSGAISKMMLR from the coding sequence GTGGCCGCCCCCAAAAAACAAAAATCAAAACAACAGCAGCGCAATCCAATTACCGTGTGGATTGTGGAAGACAATACTCTTTATCGAAATACTATTTCAAAACTCATCAATAAAACAAGAGGTATGAAATGTACAGAGGTATTTCCTAACTGTGAATCAGCGTTAGAAAGTATCACCAAAAAAAATGCTCCAAAAGTTTGTTTAATGGATATTAATTTACCGGGCATGAACGGTGTAGAGGGCACATCTAAATTCAAGGCTTTAAATTATGGCATTGAAATAATTATGATTACTGTTTTAAGTGATAATGGTCATGTTTATGATGCACTCTGTGCAGGTGCGTCTGGATATTTATTAAAAGCCTCAACAGAAGAAACGATCATCCAATCGATAAAAGATGTTGTCCGCGGAGGGTCTCCTATGAATCCTTCCATCGCTAAAAAAGTTGTTACTGCATTTACTCACCTACGAAAACCTTCGCAAGATTTAGAGTTATCTGGTCGTGAGAGAGAAATACTTGAACTGATGAGTCAAGGATTAACGAATAACCAGATATCTGAAACGGTCTATTTAAGCCCCCATACCATTGATTCATACATCAGGCGAATTTATGAAAAACTGCAAGTGCACACTCGCTCTGGTGCAATTTCAAAAATGATGCTGAGATAG